The window ATGAACTGAACACTGCATTCTCCATCCAGTATTCTTTTGTCAACGTGGGTTCATTCATCGGAACTACATTTATCGCAATCCTGCCGGCAACTTTTGGTGTCAGCTACAACTTCGTATTCTTACTCTGCGCAATCTTCCTTTTTGTAGACGCAATCTGGTTTGCAGCTAACTCAAGATCTCTGGGAGAAGCAGGAAAGAAACCTTTCAAAAATGACCAGAGACAGTTTGTTGACAGCAACAAAAAGAAAGATGAAGCGAACAAACCTCTTACAGCAGGGGACAAAAAACGTATTGCCGCTATCATCCTCGTAACACTTTGTTCTGTTGTATTCTGGATGGTTTGGTATCTGGCTTACATGCCTGCATACTATCACTTCGGATGGGGCGACGGCGCTGACTTTTTAAACCATGCCAACTGGTATATCGGAAGCTTCCAGGTTCCGACTGCATGGTTTGACTCTGTAAACGCCCTTACATGTATCGTTCTTGGTCCAACACTGGCTATGGTATGGGCCAAAATGGCAAAAAGGCCGCAGGGCGATATGAGTATGTTCAAGAAAACAGCTTTAGGCATTATCCTTGTAGGCTGCGCTTTCGTGGCAATGGTAGCTGCTGATTTCATCAGGGGCGACGGCCAGGCATCTCTTATCTGGATCGTGCTCGTAGCACTTTTGATGTCCATCGGTGAGATGATCTTCTCTCCTCTTGGAAACTCCTTCATCACTATGCTGGCTCCCGCAAAGGTTCTCGGACTGCTGCTTGGCTTCTGGCCAATCGCCGTATTCTTTGCAAACAGTATCTATCCTGC of the Luxibacter massiliensis genome contains:
- a CDS encoding peptide MFS transporter, with product METAKKKRPFGFYVCSLGFTFERCAFYTVKYLLAIWIATNAAGGGLGLTDAKAASMSALFVAFTYITPIFGGYIADYWLSPRICVIAGMILMGLGYLCTWQAHSTGLVWAMIILVSVGTGLFKGNLSGVNGLLFEDKDELNTAFSIQYSFVNVGSFIGTTFIAILPATFGVSYNFVFLLCAIFLFVDAIWFAANSRSLGEAGKKPFKNDQRQFVDSNKKKDEANKPLTAGDKKRIAAIILVTLCSVVFWMVWYLAYMPAYYHFGWGDGADFLNHANWYIGSFQVPTAWFDSVNALTCIVLGPTLAMVWAKMAKRPQGDMSMFKKTALGIILVGCAFVAMVAADFIRGDGQASLIWIVLVALLMSIGEMIFSPLGNSFITMLAPAKVLGLLLGFWPIAVFFANSIYPALYSYLKTVSFQAGYGVLAIVVIVIGIILWAFSGKLDKLAAED